The Octopus sinensis linkage group LG22, ASM634580v1, whole genome shotgun sequence nucleotide sequence acgtttctttcctgccaagcttactgtttaaggtatgcttgtgttctcccagtcaacagccttatcattactggtactttaaactcttcggttgcatatttatgtgaatataatcgtttttctttggaatagaaaaaagtctatctttatttcttctttagctggtgtctcaaatttaggttaaatcagtgtttctctttTAATGCACTAGCGCggagaaaatattaaaagctaCAGATGAACTTGCTTTAATCCTTTGCCTGTCTAAAGTACGTTCATAAGCTAGTCCTAAACGCCTATGGTTGTTTTCAGACTTAGTTCGCCCTCATTTCATATGTTCTGAGAAATACAAAACTTTCTTTTCAGAAGATCCAAGTTACTCTGGCGGTTGACAAACAAATCGGATatgtgcatcatatatgataaacGGACACTAGGGAGTATGTGACAAATAAttcagaggacatgcaaagagtATGTTTTATCAATTGCTGCTATAATACCTGCTGAGCCGAATGTCATGTCAGCGAGATTATGCTGTGGAGTTCAACagagaaacaacaggaaaatcTCACCGGCAGCCACACATTCAACAACGATAAAGAACTTAGACGTTCAACAAGTGAATGAACAGAATGCACAAGGGTGCAATTTGAAAAATTGTAGGAGTTAAACCGATCAAAATTTGTTTGGAAAATCTAACAAGACAAGCAATCTCTACTTGataaatcaaacttcttaccattgtCTCTTTTTTAAGTCGATCTTTAAGACATaaaaattctgtgtgtgtatatacatgtgtacacacacacacatacatacatacatacatacacacttaaacacacatatattactaaCTGGTACTCAGTCGGTTGCGACAACAAGGTCGAGCCgctcaatggaacaacctgctcgtgaaattaatgtgcaagtggctgagtactccacagacacgactACCctcaacatagttctcagggagattgagcgtgacacagactgtgccaaagctggcccttttgaaatacaagtacaactgatttttgccagctgaaggaactgaaacaatgtaaaataaagcgTCACTGGTAATCGATCTAACGAACTAACGATCGAGTACCCAGTAcctataaccactaagccacgtgccttcacatacatacatatatgtatgtatgtatatatgtgtctgtgtatatgtatacatatatgtatacatctgtgggatcttttcggtttgaacggcagtttttctaacggtgtcatatgaaattgtcacccataattaagacactagtatcgatctattgcatttcaatctaatttagggtttgggttggagttagggttaggtttaggggtggaggaagggtatctttttttcctcagaaatgtaaataaacccaatctgttacttaaacgagggatatattcatacggcacagaatgttttcacttcaatagacgtaattgattggttgaaattgcagaaattgaagaaacaaaaccacaaatatcctacaaactatagaattttctcaataaagccaagaagaaaaagatgttttataaacacattctaccagtatacgaagtttaaaattttttagttacctagaaattatgttaaaaactgccgttcaaaccgaaaagaaatattttgataaaatattggCACTTTTGCAACTTCGAAGTTTGCGGATTGAGATTGATTCGTAAGTTTTGTGTCGTAATAAATATCCTTCGTCTTTTATAATTCCGATTCCAGCATTCAATTATGTTTCCCAGACTTTTGCATATTACCAATTCCTGATTCTTCACATTGCTGTACACATGCATGAGATTATCAGAGATTATCTATCAGCAAGCGTGTATATTATTTCTGTAGTTTAAGAGAAAAGCATACGCCACTGATTAAATTTTCTGCCATAGAAATACAAATAGACATACAAATGCAACCaccatagacacacagacacacatatgtgtgagtgtgtgtgtgtgtacctgctgCCTATTTGGGTAGGCAGAGCCGTAGGAAATTGTTCTTAGTCATAAAAGCAACAGAGGATCACTTCAATTTCTTGTTGTCTGCTACGTTATCGCTTCTGTTATTTACTCGTACATCTCAAAATTTCTGGTTaggaattataattattttttgtctAAATACTTCGTGTTTAATATTATCAAAAATTCAGTTCACAAGTAATTTCGTGTCGAATCAAATATACTTCGAAACATCGTGTCTTCCCCAACACCTCTCTTCATGTTATTTTTTATAATGACAATAATTTTCAATATGGATTCTTCATGACGAAGAGAGGCTTAATATCCTCATGTTAATTCCCGTTGAAAGTttgatttttatacattttattaatcACTGATTGCAGTTTATAATTCAATCAATTCATCTTATTGATcattataaacttttttttttcaaaaatatcaatCGGTAATAGTAAATTGAATAAAGGTTTTCGCATTTAATcgtttaattcttttttatttacatcattaCCGATAAAGAGTTAGTATCATAGCATCTAAAAACCGATAGTGTACTATCAAACGGGCCGATAGATAAGTGGTTCAAATCCTAGACGGCACAAAATACGTGTAACTCAAGAATGAAGGCCACTTCTGTCAACGTAAGTGCCCCATGATGATAAATTTACAACCGCACAAATTCCCAACTTTGCTAGAAATGAGGACTATCCCTTAAGTTGCTCGTATTAGTTCGATttgcattttaattataaaaaccagTAGGAAGATATTGATTCGCACGTGTAGAGTGTCGAGGTAACGAAATTACGTTTTGTGAACAATTAAGGCCTAATAGGATAAAGAAAAACTTATCAAGTAGAGATTTAATGACACAGACTCACACCTCATTCAAACTTGCTTCATTTCAGCGCATTGTACAAATAAAttttgctgtgtctggggagggtcatacTGCCTTAATGCCTTAATATGTAACACATTTATcagttcagtttccactcattttttattattattattattattattattattattattattattattattattattgagtgagagagcaattcatgccatcaaaatgacactggggtaaaatatacgaagcccaatgactacccatcatgactacccgtctgataagggtacaccaggtacatgcatcacaaccatatgtacgcgacatggtgatctcatatcaagataaacagcacatgaccttgcaggtggggcccagttagaattttcttcaggctgagtagcccatcccgctcaaagggtccttgaataagggttgtttaaggatgttgaaagaaccacccatgtttccataggtgaattattcaaaccccaaagaatccctctcaacacatggctatgatgctcccccactacttctgctcgtgatcagagatgcacatatcgtcagccactaagggacatgctcaactggttaaggtcaaacaactgacaagcaaatctgtggtattgagcagaatatttgctgtagcccatcttttataccaagacaaaacaatgtacatgataacacctccaatcagttaagatcagaagccatgagagccactgcctggtattattattattattattattattattattattattagtagtagtagtagtagtagtagtagtagtggagacGGCGAACTGGCACAATCTTTAgtacgcttagcggtatttcgtccgtcgccacgttctgagttcaaattccgccgaggtcaactttgcctttcatcctttcggggtcgattaaataagtaccagttacgcactgggatcgatgtaatcgacctaatccgtttgtctgtccttgtttgtcctctctgtgtttagccacttgtgggtagtaaagaaataggtatttcgtccgtcgctacgttctgagttcaaattccgccgaggtcgactttgcctgtcatccctttcggggtcaataaaataagtaccagtttaacactggatggtcgatgtaatcgactcacccctcccccaaaatggttgcccttatggcaaaatctgagaacatcatttttttttcattgtttttgcaaccTTATCTTTGGATGGTGACAGATACGAGAATGAAGTACAAATTAATCCTATTAATATTCTTTCTAATGTGGATAGAAGATTAGACACTTTAATCCAATACATCAACTGTAGTGTtcgaccagtacttattttatcgaacttaaaaaagatgaaaggcaaggtcaacctcggagggatttgaactcagaactcaaattTTGTATTACATTTGGTAATAATGCTACCAGCGCACCGAATTTATATCAATAAAAGGTGATTTCCTTCGTTGTTCCTGTTATACGCACTGTTGTTTATATCTTTGTTAtctcatgcatgtgtatgtgcgtgactgtatgtatgtatacacatgcagaaagatatatatatatatatatatgtgcgtgtgtgtgtgtatgtgtgtgtgtgtgtgtgtgtgtatgtgtgtgtgtgtgtgttagtggttgagcaaaagagtccgataaaataagcaccagttttacaatgaataagtcctgggatcgatttgctcgactaaaggcggtgctccagcatggccacagtcaaatgactgaaacaagtaaaatagtaaaagagtgtgtttctgtgtttctgtgtttctgtgtgtgtgtgtgtgtgtgtgtgtgtgcgtgtgtgtgtgtgtatacggagagagagagagagagagagagagagagagaagagagaatgacAGATGGATAGATTGCTAGATAAACCGACCGATAAACAGACAGGTAGattaatagatatacacacacagactcacactcacgtgcacacaagcatacgcacTTATTCTAGTTTCTTAATGAAAGCTGATTAGAACATTCAGTAATGGAGATTGGATTTCGTTGAACTCATTTCTCGTCTCTATTTGCGACTCGAGTTTCAGTCACTTCGAACTTCAGACAAAATGACTTCTCGATTGAACCTCGTTTTGACGGGAATATttcgtcacacacatacacacacatacacacacacacacagatataaacacacataaacacagagacacattTATTGTGCACGTGTGTCTTGTTCGTACGTGTGTGCGAGCCCGAATGTGGGCGTGTTGTGCTAACACAAAGTAAATATcaagaacaaaaaatataaaaaatgtgagCCAGAATATTAGAGGAATTGAGCAACGTTGGAATGTGTGTTAAactcttttatttatctatacttGATTCAATTCAATCCAGGTCAATGCCTTTTACCACGTATCTTGTTCTTTGAATTCTACAATGAAAGTAAACAACCGCACCGTTCCCATGAGATATAGTTGCTGTTctatatggtattctcaaaggaaCTGGATTATTTATTAACTTAGGTAAGGCACAAGGCGGACAAAGTGCTAAGCAGCGTTTCGTCCGTTTTTttccttctgagtttaaattctaccaaggtcgtctttgcttttcatccatctgaggttgataaaataagtaccagttgtgcagtgggattgatctaatcgattaTCACCCATCCCAAAATTGcgggccttctgccaaaattttaaaccaatatcaagtatgacagcgagctggcacaatGGTTACCGCGCCGGATAatatgctttgtggcattttgtccgtctttaccttctgattcgaaattccaccgaggtctacctTGCCTTTGACCCCttaggggtctataaaataatttgagcactgaagtcaatgtaatcggcttgcCTGCTaccccttgtgccaaaatttgaaaccaatattaatactaACTAGTAGTCATTTTATGGTTGCTATTTACTTACGTTAATATAATCCCGGGGAGCATGGAGTCTAGGGTTACAGTCCAATAAGTGCTATGtgattttataaattacatgATACTTCCTTTCATTTCCTCATGTAACAGTCCGCTTTAGTTTTGTCTCTATAACTTTCATGAATTACCTAACAATGTTGTTTTAATGGTGGAGTTGTGACGTTAAAAATTATCACGTCTATTGCAATTaaaggtgttttcttttttaatgctaCTTAACTTGTTGCAATCCATATTAAACGAAGCTTATTTATACCATAATGAGGCTGAAAATATGTATTGCTCTCTTGTGGGTTTATTGGGTGTCATTTTGATAACCGATGGAGTAGAGGACACAATGTCTTCTGGCATTTTGTATCTTCCCTCTAATTGAAGCTGCATGGACTAGTGGTTAGGGTTCCGCACTCGCGTTTCGCAGATCATGGTTTTGGATCCAGGATCGGGCGGTGCGTGGTGTCCATCAGCAAAACACTTCGCTTCAGATTACTTCGGCTCACTCAACTGAAAATGAATTCCAGCAATGTTTGGGAATTGACCCAACAACGGACCGGCGCTCGCTTTAGGAgcgagtttcttttttcttttcttttacttgtttcagtcatttgactacggccatgctggagcaccgcctttaatcgagcaactcgaccccgggacttattcttttgtaagcccagtacttattctatcggtctcttttgccgaaccgctagataacggggacataaacacaccagcatcggttgtcaagcaatgctaggaggacaaacacagacacaaacacacacacgcatatatatatatatatatatatacatatatacgacgggcttctttcagtttccgtctaccaaatccactcacaaggctttggtcggcccgaggctatagtagaagacacttgcccaaggtgccacgcagtgggactgaacccggaaccatgtggttgttaaacaagctacctaccactaGGCCTATCGAAAACGAATTATCACAGATCTCTCGATGTTTCCGAATTCATGTGGTCTTCAGAGTTATTTGGCGTTGTGAAATGGAAGTGGTGACATTCTAGAGGAAGCAAAATAGTTTCAATCTGGAATTGAAAATAATGAGTAGAACAACGCAGAATAACGTAAACCGACCAGCgccggttgtcgagcgatgtgggagccaaacacaaacgcacaaagatttatacacacatacctacattatataattatatacataaattatgaatgcatacatatctacacatatgtatgtgccaaATGTATATTATACAGTGGGCACAACAATATTCTCAGACTGTTGTAAAATGGTATAAtatccgcacacacacagtggagaAGGGCAGGCCCCAAATATTACATATagaacatataatacatatatatctgtgtggatatatttgtaaatatatatatatatatacatatatatatataaacataataattttGCTATAATGAAGAAAGTTGCTTCTTAATTACTATAGGTATGGAGCatttaataaaagaaagcaattattaaattcAACACCACCTGGAAAGTTCttataaattccaattttaataGGTCTTTTTTATAAAATGTGATTTTTAAAGTCCTTTTACGATTTTACGTCAGGATTCACGATTCAATGACCAGGCTGATTTTTATGCACTGCCATATAGTTAACTTCCGCAGATAAAACAAATAAACCGAAGAAAGAATGATTATATGATTGTATACTTACATTCATCGCAGCAAACACCGTCGGCAACACATCGTCCTTGTCCGTCAGTTCCACACGGCACCCCTTTCACAGAACATGCTGTCGTGCTCTCGTTTTCCTCATTGCATTCCTTTGCGAGTGTGCCTATGATGCAACCGTCTTTGTGGCAGCATATGTTGGATCCAACACACTGGCCTTCACCATTTGGTCCGCAAGACATACACTagtaattaaaagagaaaaaaaaacagacatttttcataaaaatatatacagactcttttatattacacatttatgtgtacacGTCCAATCATAAATATGATCATGTTTGAGTTGCGTGTTCACTATAAACAAGTAGGAATAACAATTCAAAGGAAATAATCGTACTCATACAGAAGAGATCCACTGTTCCACATTTACGTTTGTATGTCGTAAGCatgcacatacgcaaacacacacatatgcatatttacaagtattatatatatatatatatatatatatatatatatatatatatatatatatatatatatatattatatatatatatatataatatatatatatatgtatatatatatatgttgttggaattcacagaaaaacaaaagacgaagacagatgtataaaaacaagaaggtgtattagttcgacactcgggaaagtgagaaagtgttttacgtttcgagcctacgctcttcagcagaaaggaacaagaGGAAATAAACGTAGAGGGAATTAGAAAAAACttgcggtcaatcatggcgatatggatatatatatatatatatatatatgtgtgtgtgtgtggtgtgtgtgtgtgtatgtatgtatatatatatatatatatataacatatatatatatgtatatacatatatatgcatatatatacatatatatatatatatatatatatatatatatatatatatgtgtgtgtgtgtgtgtgtgtgtgtgtgtgtgtatgtatgtatgtatatatatgcatacatatatacatacatacatacaactatagaTAGCTggggagaaaaggagaaagtgtTACAGTTAGGATTGTGTACGAGTGAATAAACAAGGAAAACATTTATTAACTCGAAgtcttttatgtattttaataacATTCGAAATAGCAgaatctttttaatatatatgcaacTAAATCAGTCTCAATATTTAACTAACAGTACACACTACTAAGTACAAAGTTTGTGAGGTTATGTATTGTGTGGTGAGGTTATGTATTTCCTGCTGAAATAGAAGACGtattttctaaattaaaactACTGTTCCGATTCCGTACCATTTGTGAGAATTCAACAATTTTTGGAAGGttatattttgcttttctccTTTGGTTTTTTCctctatattttcgttgttatattaAAGCGTACCAAAAATTGAATTGATTTAGTTTTCTTGGTACTTGATATAATctgcatactactactactactactactactactactactactactactactactactactactgctactactactactactacaaactactactactctatAAGATTCCTTGATTGCCTCTAGTTGCAATTTCGTCTGTATCAGTGAGAATATATAAGCCATATATTCAAATACTTTGTATACAAATTGTATTagaatctgtctatttatctttctatatctgtttctttgtttctaactgtctgtctgtttctttctctctcgatctctctcaccttctctctcgctctctcactctgtaaatatatatatatatacatatatatatgtatatatatatatatatatatataatatatatatatatatatatatatagggagagtttaggaaaaaacccaaagacgaaaacaggtggtgaacaaaataaacagatgtattagtataacgctcaggaatagaaaaagtcttttacgtttcgagcctacgctcttctacagaacgggacacagaaaacaaggagaaaaacaaggagagaaaaaatgtgtgtagtgcctaatatatatatatgtgtgtgtgtgtgtgtgagtatatatatagatatacgtgtgttATTGTGAGggcgaatgtgtatgtataacaaaagTAAGAAAGGGTGATAATCACAAGAATGGGCAATTGTCCAAAAGTGAGGATCCATTTAGGATACAACAGTCCCATTATACTCATCGTATGTTGATGTTTCCATCCCGATGGGTGTCATCAGTGTAGCATTTTATCCGACTTATCTTCAGCAGACTagaccctaatatatatatatatatatatacatcgatatatacagACAGGAATACAGacaagtacacatgcacacacacacacacacagacacacatacaaacacatacacaagcacacacgtttatacaaactcatacaaactacgcatacatgcacacacacatacatgccaaaaCCCTTAAAGAAATTTAACACACGTTCTAGATAACTCAACATCACACCGATAGAATGGGAGGGAAGAAAATATAAAGGCAAATGTACTGAACACCCCAACTACACGCCCATTTTCCTGACTAATCTAGTGtatattcctttttctttctactacccaatataataaatatcacacCCACGAAAATATTTGAATAGCTAAGAATATAATATAGAACTGAACCGCCCTAAaacaaaagcactcagagagtgcaaacctccgtcAAGGTAACATTAACGTCTTCTCAATGATAAGccgataattttttaaataagaatatctgaaataaactcgactgctctcacaaacgagaatactaaaactgAACCCGAACGctctcaaagattaagtaaaacaaaaaaacaaggaaaagtaATCGAGAATgcttgtctggtaccggatcgatctcaaaatccaatccgttcgtgccagtcacgaaatcaaacatccctgaaagtttcatccgcaTCCAtcaagtggttcttgagatatcttgtccacggataaACAAACACGACTGGAAAACAATACCCCTGCCTTCGTTAAGTAGGAGGTAATAAAGCACGTTACAAGAGCTACACTTGAAAGTAAGCTTGTCAAGTATCCATCTTCTACGATACTCAAAGAAACCAGTCAAGATTGTAACATGAATTTCGACCTATTTAGATAAAAATCCTGACATCGGCAAGCAACTGGTGTGAAGCCGATGTCAACTACATAAGTTTGCAAACAGATCAGATTTCAGATACAAAACAACGTCTCCTCGCTTCTCCCAAAACCCTAACCAATAAACAACTGAATTCAGTTCACTTCGGGCCAAGCTGGTTGAAAGAACCTCTACGAAGCTGCACATAAAATTATACCCGGTTCCATATACAACTACACATACTCTATGCAGTGGAAACACGTATGGGTCGTCGTTATGAATGTTGTGCTcacgaccttatgattgtgagttcgattccaggaggTACATTAAacactttttttaaagtttttttttttctgagagcaAACAAACCATATGTTGAATGACgttgtaaaataaaaggaaataaattttgaggatgttCTAGTCCATATTctctatcgttataattattgctaatatacaATCCAAATGTTACCATCTAGTGAGGCGAACACGGAATTACGCATCGGGGGAATTTACAGACGTTGAATATTAATCGTTGCGAATAACCGTCACCGGGAACTTAGCTAAGAGCTACCATGGTATCTGCCCGGATAATccccatgaccgaccaggctagcatatgttgctacacatcgctggtcacaatgcgcttcgcattgttttaaccttcaaatgacgccactccgctggctaagagagcaggccaacagaagaaagtgtgagagaaagttttggcgaaagtgtccggaccctcgtggagcttttaggtgttttcgctcaataaacagtcacaacgaccggtctgggaatcgaagccgcgatcctacgaccgcgagtccgctgtcttaaccaatgggccattgcatctctacgcccggataatatatccctttaaacacacacacacacgcacacacacacacacacacacacacacacacacacacacacacacacacacacatatatatatatatatatatataatatatatatatatatatatatatatatatatatatgcatatgtgtgcgtgtattaaataaatagatatgtgatTGCGTTTCATTACATAGTAGAAAAATACACTCTGTATATTTGCTAAGCAAGTGAATAACAGTTTAAATCGTTCGGAGAAAAGGGAAGAATGAATTTTAGATTG carries:
- the LOC115223269 gene encoding conopressin/neurophysin isoform X2, with amino-acid sequence MSCGPNGEGQCVGSNICCHKDGCIIGTLAKECNEENESTTACSVKGVPCGTDGQGRCVADGVCCDESSCFTTDRCDRENHRSMAMQKLLEIRDGIYYKK
- the LOC115223269 gene encoding conopressin/neurophysin isoform X1 encodes the protein MSCGPNGEGQCVGSNICCHKDGCIIGTLAKECNEENESTTACSVKGVPCGTDGQGRCVADGVCCDESACSSNARCNTSGGRSKTLKDLLLILNKMYRDKN